The Microbacterium luteum nucleotide sequence AGCTGGTCGACGTCGAGATCGAGCCAGCAGATGGGGAACTGTTCGCCATGACGATCGGCGGCGTGCAGGGCCGGTCGAAGGTGCGCCGCGAGTCGCTCGCAGCTCGCGTCGACCGCGCCGTGGAGCTCGTCGAGCGAGAGTCCGATGAGCCCTGGCTGTTGTGGACCGGGCTGAATGACGAAGCCGACGCGATCGCCGACGCGATCCCCGGGTCGGTCAACGTGCACGGGTCCATGAGCCCCGACGAGAAGGCCGACCTTCTCCTGGGGTTCGCGCATGGCGACTTCCGAGTGCTCATCACCAAGCTCAAGATCGCCGGGCTCGGGATGAACTACCAGCACTCCGCGCGCATGGCGTTCGTTGGATTGAACGACAGCTACGAGCAGTACTACCAGGGCATCCGCCGCTCATTCCGGTACGGGCAGACGCGGGTGGTCAACGCGCACATCGTGCTCTCCGAGATCGAGTCGCAGATCGCCGAGAACGTCGCCCGTAAGGAATCGCAGGCGAACCGAGTAATCGACGGGCTTATCGCCCGCAACACCACAAGGAGGGTCGCATGAGCGACTACATCACCGATGAAGCCCGCGGCAACATGTGGGAATTCTGGCTCGGCGACAGCGCCGAACGTCTGGCAGAGATCCCGGACGAGTCGATCGACATGGACCTCGGATCGCCCCCGTTCGAGTCGCTCTACACCTACTCGAACAGCCCGCGCGACATGGGCAACGCCCTCGACCGCGCTGACTTCTTCGAGCAGTACGGGTACATGATCCGCGAGACCCTCAGGGTGCTAAAGCCGGGCCGCATGTCGGTCGTCCACGTGCAGCAGACCACGAAGATGAAGGGCCGCGACGGGTTCATCGGCATGGTCGACTTCCGTGGCGACGTGATCCGCGCGCACGAGCGCGAGGGGTTCATCTACTGGGGTGAGGTCACGGTCGACAAGGACCCGCAAGCTCAGGCGATCCGCACCAAGGCGCAACAGCTCATGTTCGTCACGAAGAACAAGGACCGCACCATGATCCGGCCCGCCCTGGCGGACTACGCGCTGATCTTCAAGAAGCCCGGCGACAACAACGTTCCGGTCGTCGGTGACCTCAGCAACGAGGAATGGATCAAGCTCGCCCGACCCGTGTGGCTCGAGATCCAGGAGGGCAACACCCTCAACGCGAAGATCGCCCGTGAGGACGACGACGAACGTCACCTGACCCCGTTGCAGCTCGACTTCATCGAGAACTGCATCCGCCTCTACACGAACGCGGGAGAGACGGTCCTGTCGAAGTACGGCGGCGTGGGCTCGGAACTCTACATGGCGGTGAAGCTCGGCCGCCGTGCGCACGGCATCGAGCTCAAGCCGTCGTACTGGCGTTCTGGATGCGACTACTTGCGCGACCTCGAACACGCTCTCGCGCAGCCCGCCTTCGATTTCGAGAGCGCCTGACCGTGGCTACCAACCAGGCCAACAGCGGGTCGGAGGAATCATGAGCATTGGAATCACTCGACCGAATGGGTCGGTCTATCGGCCTCGCAAGATCCGCGCGCAGCTGCTCGGAAACGAGGACGAGACGAACGCGGTCGTCGTTCTCGGCACTCACGACCTGGCGGATGCGCGGGTGCGCGCTCAGGCGGAGGTGAACGAGCTCAACAGCGGCATCGACTACCAGTTCTTCATCCGCCCGAGTGACCGCGGAAAGAGGGTCTGGTATCGGCAGAAGCTCTGGGGCTTCTACGAGGATGCTCCGCTCTACGGCTTCGAGGTGGATGAGGAGCGCGGGGTGGCTGGTGTGGAGTTCGACATCATCACAGAGTTCGATCTGTACGACGCTTGCCTCGAAGAGTTCGACGCTCCCGAGGCCAACAGGGGGGCAGAGGGATGAGCGTGTCAGCGGGAGTTGTGGAGCTTGATGACGCCGGCGCGGGACATGTTGAGGGCGGTGGCGATCTGTTCCCAGGTGGCGCCTTCTTCGCGGGCTTGCGCGATGAGCTCGGGTCGCCGTTCGATGTCTCGGGCGATTCGTTCGAGCTGGGTGAGTGCCTTCATGCGGGCAACTCTACCGTCTACTTTATTGACACGCCACCGTCTAGAAAGTAGACTATGAGTATGGCGACCACCACTTGCGCACACTGGGTTGGGAACGACACCACCGGCCACCGCTGCAACGCCGCCGACATCCGCTCCGAGCGTCTCCCGTTCTGCGAGAAGCACTACAAGATCCAGCTCGCTCGAGCCGAGAAGCAGCTCGCCAAGGAGCGGGCACGCCATGCCCGCACCGAGGCTGACTGGTTCGCACGCAACGCCCACTGGCTCCCCGCATGGCGTCGCCAGCTCGAGCAGGCCGAAGCCGAGTACGAGCGTCGCACCGCAGCACCCATCGCCGACCGTGCCGCAGTCGGTGGTGCCATGCACGGCTCCATCGTCCGTTCCCAGCGGTCGCACCTGTCCGACACGAACGTCTCCCGCGTCGTCGAGCTCCAGAGCATCATCGCAAAGCTCCGGGCCGACATCGCACGAGCAGAAGGAAACGCAGCATGAACGCGACAAGCCTGCTGGTCTACCCCGGCCCTACTCGGACCCACCATCATCCCTGCCACGGCCTAGACGGATGGGTTGGCCCCGGGCGAGGAACAGATCCGGTCGACGACGAAGCGATACGCGCGTGTGAGCGCGACGTGGACCGAATCCTGTCGACCATCCACACGGACGGTGAGTCATGAGTGCTGTCATCTATGAGAACAACCTCAATGAGTTCCGGTTCCAGCCCGAGCTTTCGGATGGGCGGCGGCTCTGCGTGATGTCGGATCTCTACGGGTCGTGGACAGAGTGGAGGTGGCCCGGAGACGAGTGGGCTGATGGGCCGAAGCTGTTCGCCTCGCGTTCGCGCGCGGAGCGAGTCGCGAGGCGGCAACAACGGCGGGAGCGACGTGAGGACAGGAAGGTCTTCCGCGAAAGAGGCTCCCAACCGACCGGACCTGGGACATCCGATGCTGAGTGAAGCCTGGCGTCAGGCGATCCGGTCCTTCCTGAGCAACGAGCGCGCCGGCGGAAAGCCTGAGACGACCGTGAGCGCCAGGAAGCATCACCTCGAGCACGCCGCACGACGTCTCGGCCCCGACCCATGGGCGGTGTCCGTCGACGAGATCCGGGACTACTTCGCGACGCAGAAGTGGGCGCAGGAGACCCGCCGCGGCCGCCGCACCACCCTGACCCGGTTCTACGACTGGGCCATCGAAGCTGGCTACACGGACACCAGCCCGGCCGCACGCCTCCCGAAGGTGCCCATGAAGGCGGGGCGACCGCGGCCGGCGCCAGAGCGGGCGTACAGCGCCGCACTGCGCAGCGCCGACCCGCGCGAGCTCCTCGCGCTCCGCCTCGCCGCCGAAGTCGGTCTCCGCCGAGCCGAGGTCACGAAGATCCACTCCGACGACCTCTTCGAGGACGAGGGAGGTGTGTCCCTGCTGGTCCACGGCAAAGGAGACCGCGACCGGACAGTGCCGCTCCCGAAGAGCCTCGGCGAAGCGCTCACCGCACTCCCGTACGGGTACGCGTTTCCAGGGAAGGACCACGGCCACCTCTCGCCCCGATACTTGGGGAAGCTGATCGCCCGACTCCTCCCGGACACTCTCACGATGCACACCCTCCGCCACCGGTTCGCGACCCGCCTCTACGCGAGACGCCGCGACATCCTGATGGTGCAGCAAGCGCTCGGTCACGCCAGCGTCGGCACGACACAGCGGTATGTCGACTACGACCGGAACACCATGCGCGAAGCCATCGACGAGATGGCAGGCAGCGGATGACACCCGGCGTGTCGCATCGCCGGCTTCCCAGACCTATGAACAGTTCTCGATTAGGGTGGACCCTGCGGGGTCACCGACCCTACTGAAGCCTCCACCTCCCAACAGGTGAGAGGCTTCGGTCGTTCCTGGCATCGTGCAGCCCGGGGCGACACCAGCTCCCATCGCAGCGCGACACACACCGTGCGGGCCTTCGCCAGGTCGCAGACTCGTCGGTGGGAGCCACTTCCTCGGCATGCCGGTTGACCTGGTCCTGGCTAGCTCGAGGGACGGTCGCATGTGACGGCGACCACAGCCGACGGCTCGGGTCCGTCTGGCATACCGGGGCGGGTGTACGGGCGTGGACGCCCGCCCCCACATCCTTCAGGGGGTCCAACGGTGGACACACTCCGAGCACTCGCGATCGTCGGCGCCTGGGTCATCGGCCTGACCGTGATCACGTACTGCCTCGCCGAGCTCGGTCGGGCCATGGGGATCACATGAGCCGCATCGAGGACATCGTCACCGACCAAGCCGACCCACCCGACCGGCGCCCGTACGAGTGCTGGCACTGCGAGAAGCGCCATCACTTCCGGTGGCAGGCCGCCTGGTGCTGCGACGTGATCAGCAACGAGCTCGACGGCGAACCGAGACCGAACGCGCCGGGCATCCACCGAGGGGTCGACTGACATGACCATCGCAGAGCAGGAGCCGCGCGCACGCCGATCCAACTCGCGGCGCATGCACATGCTCCGCCAGGAGTTCTTCGAGCAGGGCAAGAAGCTCGCCGCCGAGGAAGATCCCGCCGCGAACTGCTGGATCTGCACCGAACCGATCGACTACGAAGCGAAACCCGGCACCACCCCCGACTCGCACGAGCTCGATCACCGCTTCCCCGTCTCGACTCACCCCGAGCTGCAGGAAGACCCCGACAACTTCGAGCACTCCCACAAGCTCTGCAACCAGACCCGCGGAGCGAAGACCCCGAGCGCCGGCCTCGGCACGGAGGTAGTGCCCGACTGGTGGGACGAGGAGACATCATGACCGCGACGGTGGAGATCTACACGCGCACCGACGGGAAGTACGCCTGGCGCCTCATCGCCTCGAACGGCAGCATCATCTCGAACGACGGCGGTCAGGGCTACGAGAACAAGTCGGACTGCGAACGCATGGCGCGGTACGTCGTGAACGGTAAGTACCGCGGCGCCAAGATCAAGACGGTGAACGACGGGCGACGGGCGAAGAAACGCCAGACACCGCCCCCGCCGCCGGCACCCCCCACGACTGAGGGCGCGCGCATCCCGCTATGAGCCGGATACGAATGCGTCGATCGCGCATCCTGAAGCCGCTCCGCATCGTCGAAGCGCCTGGCCCCGTGATCGAGTACGTCGGCTTCGGCGGCACCCTCCGCACCGTCACCACGGACATGAGGCTCGGCAGGGGAGTCTGGCGCACCCCGCAGTACGGTCTACGCCGCGCAGCGTGGGACGCCGCCTTCGGGTACGTGTCTGGGTTCCGCATCCGCGACATCGCTTACTACCTCGTGACCCGCTCCTTCTCTGAACGCATCGCTGAGCGCGTCATCGCATGGGAGCAGAGCAAGGAGACACGATGAGTGACACGGGACGAGGGGGAGTCACCTCAGGGTCTGCCCACCGCACCATCGGTGACCATGACGGCAAGGAAGCGTACATACCGCTCAAGCCCGACAGCGACCGCAGCAAGGCCATCATCGCCGAGACCGCGAGACGTCTCGGCATCGACCCAGACCAGACCAACACCATCCCGTGAAAAATCCAGCGATGGCCTAAGGGCCGGACCGGACACCGGGGATCGCTTCCTCTCTCCCCGGGAGTGATGCGTGATTTCCAATCGGGGTGGGTGGTGCTCGCGATGGCTACTCGGAAGCGGTACTCGGCGGCTGATCGGGAGCGTCTCGTCGGATTGGTCCAGCAGGCGCGCCGTGTCGAGCCCGGATTGTCGTCGAACGCGGCAGTTGCGCGGATTTCTGAGGCGGAGGGCGTCAAGCGGGACACGTTGCGGGGGTGGTGCCGTGCGGCGGCGTCGCCTGGTGACGGGTTCAAGCCGCAGCGTGCCGCGGTCGAGCGGGCGTTGGTGGCTACGGGTGTTATCGACATGCCGGGCGAGGCGGTGCTGATCAGTCTGCTCCGAGACATGGCTGACGCGCTCGATACCGAGCCGACGAACCAGCTTCGGGTCGCGATGCTGTCGGCGCAGAAGGATCTCCGAGCGGTGGCTGAGGCGGCTCGTCTTCGAGCCGAGCGTGAGAAGGCGCAGGCGAGCCGAGAGGCGCCAGGGGCGGCGGAAGAGCCGAGCGTGGCTGGACGGTCGCGGAAGCCTGGCGACCCGGTCTCGCTGGAGAGCTGGCGCAGTGGGCAGGGAGTTGCCGGCTGACCTGAGGAGGGCATGTGGCGACGACCGTGCGGCCCGAGTCGGCGGAGTGGTGGCAGACCGACGAGTACCTCGACGTGGTGTACGCGGTCGATCCCGAGGATGGTGCGCGGCATATCGGCGTGACGGAGCCTCGGATCGGGTCGCTTCCGTTGCGTCCGTTGGACTCGTCGACGTCGCTCGGGTTCGAAGCGGTCGCTTTCGCGAGCGAGATGCTGAACGTACAGCTGTACCCGTGGGAGCGGGCGGCGCTGATCCGGGGTCTCGAGATCAACCCGGACGGCACGTACCGGTTCCGGCGTGTGCTGATCAGCGTTGCGCGCCAGAACGGCAAGACGCTGCTGGCTTCGGTGCTGGCGGCATGGTGGCTGTTCGTCGAGTCGGCCCGCCGGAAAGACCGTGTCCCGCCGTTCAAGTTCAAGATCGTCGGCATCGCTCAGAACCTCGACATCGCGAAAGAGCCGTGGAACACGGTGAAGATGTGGGCCGACCCGGACCCGGAGACCGAGGAAGATCAGGAGCTCGCGCTGCCGTGGTTGCAGGAGGCCACCACGAAGGTGGTCGACACGAACGGGGCACTCGCGATCATCGCGAGATCACGAGCGCACTACGAGATCCGTGCCGGGAAGAACGCCCGCGGAAAGCCCGCGGCGCGCGTCCTGATGGACGAGATGCGTGAGCAGAAGGACTGGTCGGTATGGAACGCTGTAGCGCACACCACGAAGTCGTTCTGGAACGGCATGCTCGTCGGGTTCTCCAACGCCGGTGACTCGTCGGCTGTGGTGCTGAAGCAGCAGCGCAAGGACGCGATCGCCGCCGACGAAGAGCTGCGCGCGTACATCGAGGAGGGTATAGGCCGCCTCGAAGAGTTCGCGAACACACACGATGTGACGCTCGGCATCCTCGAATGGTCAGCACCCGACGGATGCGACCTCGACGATGTCGACGCGATCCTCGCAGCAAATCCGACGATCGGGTACGGCGCCATGACGGTGCAGACGGTGCTGTCGGACATCCGCACGCCGGACTACCGCACCGAGTCGCTGAACCAGTGGGTGACGGTTCGCGTGAAATCGCACATTGACCCGCGAGAGTACGACGCGCGGTGCGTGCCGGCGGCGCAGGTTCGCCCCGTCCACGGTGCCCGCACCGTGTGGGGCGTGGACGTGTTCAACGGGATGTCGTGGGTGACCTCGGCGGTGGCGACAGAGTCGGGGAAGACGTTCCTGACGGCGCGGATCGCTCGCGCGGGAACGCTGTGGGTGCCGGAGTATCTCAAGGATCTGGCCGAACGGTCGGGTTTCTACGAGGTGGCGCTGCAGGCGTCGATCGGTGTCCCCTCTGCAGAGCTCGCTGAGCCTCTGGAGAAGCTGACTCTCGCGGGCGGGAAGAAGCTGATCGTGCACCGCCTTGGCGGTGGTGAGGTGGCTGCGGCGACCACGATGATCGGCCAGCGCATCCGTGACCGGCAAGTGGTGTTCGTGAAGCAGCCCGGCATCCGCCTCGCCTTCGAGGGCGGCGCGGCACGCGAATACAACGAGTCCCACATCTGGTCCCGGAACCGGTCGAAGCCGGTCGATATCGCTGGGCTGGTCGCGATGAGCGAGGCCCTGTACGTCCATGAGGCGGTCGACCCGCCGAAGAACAAGCCCGCACCGTCGACCCCGCCGCGCGCGGCGGTGATCGAAGCGGAGTCCAACGCACGCTCGAACGACGTGAACCTCGTCGACGTGGCGTTCTAGTCGAGGAGGTGAACGGCGTGCCGGAGAAGGGCTACCAGGTCGACGCGAAGATCCCCGGATGGGCATCGATGGTCGAGGAGACCAACGAGACCAACCCGGAGTTGATGTGGCCGAAGTCCAACATCCTGTTCGACCGGATGCGCTCCGAGGACTCGCAGGTCGGGTCGGTGCTCCGCGCCGTCACTCTTCCCGTGATGCGCACCGGGTGGATGATCGACCCTGCTGGAGCGCCACGCGAAGTCGTCGAGGACATCGCACGAAACCTGAACCTGCCGATCAAGGGCGAAGATCCAGTCGCGCAGCCGCGAACCCGCGGACGGTTCTCGTGGACGGAACACCTGCGGCTCGCGCTGCTGTGTCTCGTGTTCGGACATGCGTTCTTCGAGCAGGTCTACGAGTTCGATGAGGCATCCGGGCGGCACCGGCTGCACAAGCTCGCCTACCGTCCGCCGCGTACCATCTCGAAGATCGCCGTGAAGCGCGACGGTGGGCTCGACTACATCGAGCAGGGTTTTCACGGCAGCAAGCTCGTAAAGCTGACCGTCGATGAGCTGGTCGTCTACGTCAACGAGCGTGAAGGCGGAAACTGGCTCGGCCGCTCCGTGCTCCGCCCGGCGTACAAGAACTGGCTCCTGAAGGACCGCCTGCTGCGCATCCAGGCGCTCGTCGCCGAACGCAACGGCCTCGGGCTTCCCGTGTACACCGGCGCCCCCGTCCCGGACCAGTACGACGAGACGAAGATCGACGAATGGATCAAGACCCAGCAGGAAGACGGGCTCGGGATCGCGCGCGGGCTGCGCGCGGGGGAGACTGCGGGGGCGTCGATTCCTCATGGCGCGAAGATGGAGCTTCTCGGTGTGGCGGGGAAGCTCCCCGACACCGGTCCGATGATCCAGTACCACGACGAGCAGATCGCTCGCGCGGTGCTCGCCCACTTCCTGAACCTCGGCTCCGAGACCGGATCGTGGGCTCTCGGGACCACGTTCGCGGAGTTCTTCACCGGTTCGCTGAATGCTGTGGCGCAGCACATCGCCGACGTCACGCAGCAGCACGTCGTCGAGGACATCGTCGACAAGAACTGGGGCATTGAGGTGCCGGCGCCTCGAATCGTCGCCAACGCGATCGG carries:
- a CDS encoding tyrosine-type recombinase/integrase — encoded protein: MLSEAWRQAIRSFLSNERAGGKPETTVSARKHHLEHAARRLGPDPWAVSVDEIRDYFATQKWAQETRRGRRTTLTRFYDWAIEAGYTDTSPAARLPKVPMKAGRPRPAPERAYSAALRSADPRELLALRLAAEVGLRRAEVTKIHSDDLFEDEGGVSLLVHGKGDRDRTVPLPKSLGEALTALPYGYAFPGKDHGHLSPRYLGKLIARLLPDTLTMHTLRHRFATRLYARRRDILMVQQALGHASVGTTQRYVDYDRNTMREAIDEMAGSG
- a CDS encoding YegP family protein — encoded protein: MTATVEIYTRTDGKYAWRLIASNGSIISNDGGQGYENKSDCERMARYVVNGKYRGAKIKTVNDGRRAKKRQTPPPPPAPPTTEGARIPL
- a CDS encoding DNA-methyltransferase, which codes for MSDYITDEARGNMWEFWLGDSAERLAEIPDESIDMDLGSPPFESLYTYSNSPRDMGNALDRADFFEQYGYMIRETLRVLKPGRMSVVHVQQTTKMKGRDGFIGMVDFRGDVIRAHEREGFIYWGEVTVDKDPQAQAIRTKAQQLMFVTKNKDRTMIRPALADYALIFKKPGDNNVPVVGDLSNEEWIKLARPVWLEIQEGNTLNAKIAREDDDERHLTPLQLDFIENCIRLYTNAGETVLSKYGGVGSELYMAVKLGRRAHGIELKPSYWRSGCDYLRDLEHALAQPAFDFESA
- a CDS encoding HNH endonuclease, with the protein product MTIAEQEPRARRSNSRRMHMLRQEFFEQGKKLAAEEDPAANCWICTEPIDYEAKPGTTPDSHELDHRFPVSTHPELQEDPDNFEHSHKLCNQTRGAKTPSAGLGTEVVPDWWDEETS
- a CDS encoding terminase; amino-acid sequence: MATTVRPESAEWWQTDEYLDVVYAVDPEDGARHIGVTEPRIGSLPLRPLDSSTSLGFEAVAFASEMLNVQLYPWERAALIRGLEINPDGTYRFRRVLISVARQNGKTLLASVLAAWWLFVESARRKDRVPPFKFKIVGIAQNLDIAKEPWNTVKMWADPDPETEEDQELALPWLQEATTKVVDTNGALAIIARSRAHYEIRAGKNARGKPAARVLMDEMREQKDWSVWNAVAHTTKSFWNGMLVGFSNAGDSSAVVLKQQRKDAIAADEELRAYIEEGIGRLEEFANTHDVTLGILEWSAPDGCDLDDVDAILAANPTIGYGAMTVQTVLSDIRTPDYRTESLNQWVTVRVKSHIDPREYDARCVPAAQVRPVHGARTVWGVDVFNGMSWVTSAVATESGKTFLTARIARAGTLWVPEYLKDLAERSGFYEVALQASIGVPSAELAEPLEKLTLAGGKKLIVHRLGGGEVAAATTMIGQRIRDRQVVFVKQPGIRLAFEGGAAREYNESHIWSRNRSKPVDIAGLVAMSEALYVHEAVDPPKNKPAPSTPPRAAVIEAESNARSNDVNLVDVAF
- a CDS encoding phage portal protein family protein, which translates into the protein MPEKGYQVDAKIPGWASMVEETNETNPELMWPKSNILFDRMRSEDSQVGSVLRAVTLPVMRTGWMIDPAGAPREVVEDIARNLNLPIKGEDPVAQPRTRGRFSWTEHLRLALLCLVFGHAFFEQVYEFDEASGRHRLHKLAYRPPRTISKIAVKRDGGLDYIEQGFHGSKLVKLTVDELVVYVNEREGGNWLGRSVLRPAYKNWLLKDRLLRIQALVAERNGLGLPVYTGAPVPDQYDETKIDEWIKTQQEDGLGIARGLRAGETAGASIPHGAKMELLGVAGKLPDTGPMIQYHDEQIARAVLAHFLNLGSETGSWALGTTFAEFFTGSLNAVAQHIADVTQQHVVEDIVDKNWGIEVPAPRIVANAIGAEQPATAEAIRALIEAGAVVPDEKLEAWTRERWGMPVKAQSAAGEVAGMSPAEAARFVAEVSQKVYLAVVNGVLSVEEGRQVLQSAGAMIDPATVPSRGGQQSAPEEAA